The genomic interval AAAATTTTGCTGGAGCGTTACATAGTCCAAATGGCATTCTACTAAAAGTAAAAGTGCCATATGGGCATGTAGAAGTTTTCTTCTCCTAATCCTCTGGTGCTATGGCTATTTGATGATAACCAGGATAGCCatctagaaaataataatactcATGTCCAGTCAAACGGTCTAGCATCTAGTCAATGAATGGCAAAGGGGAATGGTCTTTTCTGGTTGCCTTGTTAAGCTTCTTGTAGTCAATGCAGATTCGCCAACCAGTAACAGTTCTTATAGGGATCAACTCAATCTTTTCATTCTTAATCACAGTCATACCACCTTTTTTTGGCACTACTTATATTGAGCTGACCCATTTACTGTCTGAAATCGGGTAGGCCACCCCAGCATCTAACCACTTGACCACTTCCTTTCTGACAATCTCTTTCATTGGTGGACTAAGTCTTCATTGTGCATTAATAGTCGGTTTGGCTCCTTCCTCCATAAGAATTCGATGCATAACTGTTGAGGGACTTATTCCCTTGATATCAGCCAATGTATACCCAATGGCCTTAGTGTGCGCTCTGAGTACTCTTAACGGCTTATCAGTCTCCACATCAGAAGCGAAGCTGACACTATGACTAGCAGCATCTTGTCCTTGCCCAAAAACTCATACCAAAAATGATAAGGAAGCACCTTCAACTAAAGTTCTAGTAGTTTTTCTACAAATGGCACATGCTTCTTTGGAATGACCCCCAACTCTTCAAAGTATTTTCTATTCAATGGCCCATAGTAGTCAAGTCATTTTACGTATTCCAGCGCCTCAGTTCCATCTTGCTCATTTAGATCTTCTTCAGTCAAACTCACTTCTAATGAATCTTCCATTAGCTTTCTCTTTTCCACTATGGTGTCTACGAGATCCACAAAGAAACAGTTGTCATTTGCCTTAGAAAAAGTCATCGCCTTAAGAACATTAAAGAACACTTCGTCCCCTTGCACCCTCAGCTTCAATTCGCCCTTCTGAACATCAATCAAAGCTTGGCCTgttgccaagaatggtctcctAAGAATAATTGGAACATTGTTATCTTCTTCCATGTCGAGAACTATAAAATCTATTGGGAAGATAAATTTATCCACTTTGACTAGAACATCTTCGATGACCCCTCTTGGATGAGCCAACGACCGATCAGCCAATTGCAAGGTTACTGTAGTAGGCTTCGCTTCTCCCAAATGCAATCTTTTAAAAACTGACAAAGGCATCAAATTGATGCTTGCTCCCAAAACACACAGTGCATTTATCCCCTCTATTCTCCCGATGGTACAAGGTATGGTGAAACTCCCAAGATCTCTGAGTTTAGGAGGGACTTTCTTCTGTAATATCGCACTACACCCCTCGGTcaatgccactgtttcatagtcctccattttCCTCTTCTTGGACAAGATTTCTTTCATGAATTTCACATAGCTTGGCATTTTTTCCGAGGCTTCTGCAAAGGGGATGTTAATGTGCAGCTTCTTAAATACCTCTTGAAATTTTGAGAACTACTTCTCTAGGTTGGTCTTTCGGAGCCTCTGCGAGTAAGGGATCTTTACATAGTGGTCAATGCTGATAGGTGGAGAAGCTTCCTTTGACGCGAGGCCCTCAGTAGTCTTCTTCTCTGCTGGTGTCAGTGCCAGTTGATCCTGAACCTCTTCTTCCACTTGTTGTCTCTCATTAGGCCCTTCATACTTCTTCCCACTTCTCAAGGTAATTGCCTTACAGTTTTCTTTTGAGTTCACCTCCGTTGTGGTAGTCGGTTACCTTGAGGGCAGGTCGCTATTTGTGTCGCCAATTGCCCCATCTGATTCTCCAAGGCTTTAATGGATGATCTAGTTTCTGTCATAAATTGTAGCAACAAATTTGTTTGTACACTGGACCCTCCACTAGAACCTTGTTGTTGTGGTTGTTGTTGATTCTTTGGGGTTGATTTCTCTACTGATAGAACTCCTGTTGTTGCTGATTAGAGGACTGCCCTTGTACATTCTTTCGTTGACCCCCTCCTTGATTATACCCATAGTTATTGTTTTGAGAATAATTCCTGatggcttttgcttgatccatcGGCAAACTATTCACATCTACGGGGCATTGGTCATAGGTGTGAGGGCCCCCACAGAGCTCACAAGCAACTTGAGCCTATTTTGCTTGCACATCCATCAACTTTGTTAAGGCCTCAACTTGGGCTGTCAATTTGGTGATGGCATCTACCGCATGCATACCAGCTACCTTCTTCGTTTGGCTTCTTTCAGTTGGCAATGGTTGGTTATTCATGGCCATTTCTTCGAGCAGATCATACGCCTCATTTACACTTTTTCTCATAAATGCCCCACCAACTGCGGCATCTACAATTGCTCTGGTGTTACCAATGAGCCTGTTGTAGAAATTATGAACCAACATCCACTTTTCGATCCCATGATGTGAACATTTCTTAATGAGatccttgaacctctcccaagcctcatagaGAGATTCATTCTCCAAttgacaaaaattattaatttctcctcgcAACTTGGTAGCTTTTGCTAGAGGAAAAAACTTGGACAAGAACTTTGTCGCCAAATCAATCCATGTAGCAATGGAGTTGAGTGGCAAGGAGATCAACCAACTTTTGGCTCGCTCCCTCAGTGAGAATGGGAGTAGTATCATTGCTGACCCCGTTTACTTTGAAAGTCTGACATAACTCCATGAAATCGGACAAGTGCAAATTTTGATCTTTAGAGGAGAGTCCACCAAACtggactgaagactgcaccatttggagTATGGCTGGCTTTATCTCGAAGTTATTGGCCTCCACGGCAGGTGGTCTTATACAAGACTGAACCCCCATCAATGTTGGGGAACATAGTCCCTCAGACTACGGTCGGGTGGAATACGACCGTTTGCCTTGTCTTCAATGACACCTCTGTTATTACCGTTATTGCTGCCATTATTACCGCCATTAACATTATCAGCCATGACTTCTTCTGTTTCAGCTCTTGCTGCACTTCTTTCTTGCCGTTTGTTTCTTCTACAAGTCTTTTCAATTTTAGGATGAACCGGCAGTGTTACACTTTGTCCTTGACGTCGTATGCACCTTTAATTCCtgaaaaataataagataatttgAAAGAAACTGGTTAGAAATTAGCAGAAagaattaaccaaagtagaatTTAATCTAATCTTATGTAATATCAacttttaattaaacaattctCCAGCAatggcgccaaaaacttgttgttaattttaatacgcaagtgcacgtatcGTTGTTCAAGTAATAAACTCACACGAGTGAGTTCGAACCACAGGAAATTGAACTGAATATCACTAAATtagacttatgattctatttggtagacAAACAATTTTCGATAgagtttaaaataaaaaaaaattaaagagagcAATAAAGGTGTTTAATCAAGGATGAAAATTAGGGAAACGAATCATGTTGTTTcaattacccaattgttaatgctaattattatttctctttCTTTATGTGAATGACAGATCATAAAATTAACCTTACTCTTCTTAGATCTTTTAGGTCCTAGATCATATGCTATCTATTGCATCTCTGAGATATACTAACATACAATTTGTAAGCAATAATCTCAATGCCGACACATAGgccatgcaaatactttcgtttcacaacaaaacctagtttatttaattttagcattctcaatactCACTGTTTAGATTTTgtattgagatcataaagcatgtcTAAGGTGATCAATCTCAAACATGGAATTAAGTACAAACATGAATAAATACACaatcaagaaagaaaaaatagcaATTAACATTAAGTCATGGCATAAAATCAATCAACATGCATCATCTCCTTAAATTAGAGTTTAGTTtataacatccataatcaaatttaaaatagaaattaacatagaaatcaagagtttaagaaagaactagttggtgattgcGCTTTGGATCGCCACAATATCTTCTTCTCCTCCCTCTTTCACTTTTCGGGTCCAATTTCTGATGATTTTTGTTCTAAAACGCGATTcccttaaataaaaattagggtTGTTACCTCTGGATGGCGAAAATTCAAAACTATCCAAAATTCTCGTGTTTTGCCCATAGTCGCGACTACATAaagcctagtcgcgaccataggCAAAATAAAAAATCCATGCTTTCTGCCAAACCTCATAGCCACGACCATAGTCGAGACCATAGAATAGGGTCGCGACTATGGATgtggtggtcgcgactactgaaggTTTTTTTGTCAGCCTCAACAGATTTATCTGCAGAATGCCCCGTCTTTTCAATATTGATAGAATTTGAGCTCTAATGCCTCGAGGATCTGAAACAAGGAAAATCAAGCATATAACcattccaaaatataaaattaatagagaaaacaactataaaatcaaCTCagaacttaggctaaaaatagcctaacaccgAGCAAGGGTAAGCTCCCCAGATGGGTCAATAGGCACCCCTACTGGAATGGTGATCTCACTAGAAAGGAGTGCATACGTCCACTCGCAGGGCAAGTAAGATCGTTCCTAGCTCCCAGATATGCCTATTGTACGCTTCACCATCTATCACCTCTCAATAAAGGTAGATAGGCGTCTCAAACCCGTTACTAGACCACTCATCCCCAGATGAGTTGTGCAGAGGCGACACGTGACAATCTTCAAACAAAAGTTGAAGAAGATCGTTGTCTACTCGGTGTTCAACTCCCTAATAATCGCCATAATGCATctgtaaaaaaagaaagagaggggAGATGAGTACACCCAGTAATGCTAGTAGGCTATCCATGATGGACTCACCTACTAGTTTgcagatataaaaaaaaaagaggcgAGGAAATGAAACATGCATAACATTCATAGTGCACAACCGAAAAATTTTACAACGAAGGAACAACCATTCATGTAGCTAAATGGAGGAAGCAACAATGACAATTACACACTAAAAATTTTTACTAAGTGTGAAAAGCAAAAACAAGCACATGGAAGCACATACATAAGACCACGAGAGGTAAGCAAAAAACAATCATCTCCAAGTCATGAAGCTGCACTACGATTGTCACAGAAAATCACACTCCAATCACCCATGAAGGGGTCTCGGGGTAGTAAACCCCGACCCCCCATGGGGTGGTCTCAGGGAGATACACCCCGACCCCCACATGGTGGTCACGGGGGTGGTGTAACCCCCAACCtcggtaaaaaaaaaagagagagaaggcatGCTTCGAACTCGGGGTGTACCTCGAGACCCCCAAATTTGGGGGCAAACCTTCCATCTCGGGGTGTACCTCCACCCCAACTCAGTGCCACAAAATCGGGGTGACAACGAACGAACGAGACAAGCCCCATCTCAGGGTATGGTAGCCTCAGGGTGTgtgctaaaataaataaaataataaaggggGTGTCATCTCGAGGTGTACCCCGACCCCCAAGTCAAGGCCTCATGTCGGGGTGAGACCAAAGCTTGGTCTCAAGTAACCACTAAGACCCTCTTCAAGGTATACCCGTTGTGCCAACTTGAAAAAGAGGCTATTAATTTGGGTTTAGGGGATTTTGTGAGCCTCAGGTGGTGTACCCCGACCCCCAAGTGGTGGTCTCGGGGTACCGCCCCCGACCCAACctcaaacttaaaaaaaataaaaataaaaacttttctCGAGGTGTGCCTTAACCCCCAAATCTCGGGGTATCCCGAAACCACTTATGAGAACCCATCTAAGGGTGGTGTGACATTCAAGCTTAGGGTGGATGTATAGGCCATCTTAAGGAAGCGAGATGTTCCAACCAACTCAAGGTAGGCGTACCCCGACACCCTACAAGCATACTTGGGGTGATCTCAAAGTGTGGGGGTACATGGTGGCCAGAAATCCACACTCCACACACAAAgcatagttaaatatttttccCAAGGTATATATACCATCTTCACAAAcacactttttttaattttatgagaatcaaaattggaaaaatagaagaaaaatgaaattttttcatGTCATGGTGTTCTTCAATATTCAAGAACACAACCAACCTAAAGTTTCAAATTTATTCATTTTCCACCAAATTACACTAAATCAAAGCCAAAAACACATTACCCACCATTTATACTACAAAATCCAAACATTAAGGGTGTGTTTGGAAGTAGTGTAATTACTAAGTAGGGTAATTACTAGGGTGGTAATAAGACaatttagtaattacactatattttaaaatgcaaagtGTGTTTGGATATGTACTAGCTAAACTTTTTAGACGTTTCTCTCTCGACTCTCCAGTATGAACAGGGGTTCGTCTTCTTCCCCAGCATGTTCACACCTATTTTCTGCAAGTTTCCACAAGGTGAAACCCATGCCCAGCTCCAGATCGCTCGATCATGGTGGCTCCGATTCTTCCTCTACTGAGACACAACACAGCTCGACCCATCCAAGCCACGCGAGCCGTCTTCCTCAGCAGATACCCAACCACTCCAGTCGCATCATCATTTACTCCGACCTTCTCCCAAATCCGTCGAATCGTACTGAGTTTAATGAGACTCTTACAGGTATTGATTTCCTCTTACAATTTTCCCTATTCACTGTCAAATCGTTTCAGAGGAAATGGTTTTTTATTGAACAATTCAGATATACTTTTGGTTTGCCTATTAAATTCTACCCTGAAAATTGTACTTTGCAAGGGATTTGGGGTAATGGGAACCCTCCCAAATCTGTCGACAGAAGGGATTTAATTCCCTTTGCTATCTTGAGTTTGAATCCCACATTTAATTTGGTCTGCAAATGTGTTCTGTCTATTGCCATATTCAAATCCTTTGTGCAGCAAATCTACCCAGTATTAAATGCCTTCGATATGACTGATACTGCTTCGTTTTACCCCTATACCGTGAGTGTTTATCTATTTATAGTCAAGTCTAGGAGAAGCTTTGCTTTGTGCGATTTAGCTATATATATTTTCCCCTCTCTGCAAAGTATACTGTACTTTAGGTTTTGCTATACTAATTTTTGGTTATCCCTTTCTACTGCTTCCATCTTCCCCTCTCTGAGTTCCAAACGATTGTTCTCACTGATATGTATCCTTGTGTCTTTTAGTTTTAGTTTCCAACCGTGGTCCGTTTGTTCACCTGTGCTTTTATTTTCCCATAATACGTTCATATATAGTAAGAGTTGCATATCGGTCAGCTCATTTTCGTTTGTTTGTGTTATTTTTGGAAGAGTATATTGGGTTAGTCTGGGGTTTATTCTTGAAGCCGTGGTTCTCTCTCACATAATCTCCTTACCCAGTTATTCTACTTCCCTGTACAACCTTGCTGTCAACCAATTTCTAAAGCATCTCCTATCCATTACCCCAACAAAATACTTGTGTTCTCAAACTACCACTCGGTCTCTCTTTATCCTTCAAACTCTGCCTGGTCCCTTCTTGCTATTTGCTTCTTACTGCTCTTTAGCTATCTACTCTATGGATGATCTAACAAATTCTCTCTCTGTTGCTCTCAACCTCACAGAAACCGAGTGTACTGTTCAAACACTTCACGAACTCACTCCTGCAAATACTCCTGAAACCGAGACACAACAAGCCCCCCTCTTCCTTGTTGTTAAAGTGCACACTGTCAAGTCTTTCAACCGAAAGAATTTTATAGAAAAAATGACAAAGAACTGGAACCATGTCTCTAGGAGCCCTGTGATTATCACCGAACGCCCTCATGGTCTTTTCCTTGTGGAGTTTGGTTGCGATGGAGATAGGCGTCGGGTTTTGTTGCAACAACCTTGGACTTATCTCAACCAAGCTATCCTTATGGATATTCGGAACTCTTTGGATGTCCTCAATGGGGATAGTCTGCTCAAAATACCTCTTTGGGTTCAAGTGTTCAACACCCCTTTCCTCAAACGCTCTGAAGAATTGGCGGCCCTAGTATCTTCTTCTCTCGGTCACATGTTGGAGCTCTATAAGCCATCTCTTCGGGAGACATGGGGACCCTATTTTAGGCTCCGAGTCATGTTTGATGTGGCGCAACCTCTCCCCCGTGGCATACCTATCCACTTCTCGGGTATAAATAAAGTCGTTTGGCTAGAGCTGAAATATGAAAACCTCCCCGACATTTGTTTTTTCTGTGGCCGAATGGGGCATAGTTACAATAAAGGTTGCATGGATTACATGAAGGCTTGTGATGAAGCTCCTTTCCCCCCGGAGCTCAGGTATGACATCAAAACCATTTCTGGCAAAGTTAAAGTTTCCACTAATGCTTTGTTATGCCCTGAACAACTTAACTTCGCCAATCCTCTGGTCGCTTCCTTTATGACTACTAATCCGGCTAGTGCAGTCTGTGTTGCACCCCCGGAGAGCATGCCACCTTTTCCCACCTATGGCTCCCAAGAAGTTTGCCCGACTCAAGGCCAAACACAACAAGTGGGTCTCTTCAAATCCGGCCCATCCACCATCCCACAAAACTACTCTCAATGGAATCAACCCGATCCCATAACAAACACACCAACTCCTAACCCATCACAGACCCTCCCACCCGAGACCATCACACCAACATACACAGCCCTTCTTAACGCCACTATGAGCAACACTAGTGTCCAAAAAGCCTCACCAACTTCCACACCGAACCAAGCCATCACTTCCCAACATTCCAGTGGCTCCAATTCCACTAGCTCAAAATATTGTCATGTGCCTTTGCCCGAGAACATCCCTCTTCTTGACACCAGCAAGAGACTCGAAGCCATGAACCTTACCTACCAACCGGGAATTGCTACCCCCTCGGGTTCAAAGGCCTCAAGGAAGAGAAGCAAGCCCGATTCAAAGGACAAGTTCAAAAGGCAAACTGAAATGGTCAACAGAGAACTTCGCCATCAAATCAAGCGTTCCCGCTCCGACATCCCACAAGTCACTGAAATCTCATCTGGAAGCGCAGGCCTAGCCACCGAGCAGGCCTGCCCGCCGCCATGAAGCTTGTCAGCTGGAATGCACGTGGAATTGGGAGTGACCGTGCATTCCGCAATCTCTCCCGTTTAGTTTCTTTTTGTAATCctgctattttatttattatggaaTCTAGGCTTGCTAAGAACGTTGTTGACAATCTTAAGCACAAGCTCCATTTTGATTCGGGTTTGGAAATTCCTAGGATAGGTAGAAGTGGGGGCTTGCTTTTATTTTGGACTAATGATGTAATTGTCACTTTACTTTCTCAATCTATTAGTCACTTTGATTGCTACGTTTCGTGTTCAATTACAAATGTGTCCTTCCATCTTACGTGTTTTTATGGCTCTCCGGTTGATTCTCTTAAGCCTCATACGTGGAATATACTGAATCGAATTGGTAGGGGTAATCCTCGGGATCCGTGGCTTATCATTGGGGACTTTAATGCTTTTCTCTTTTCCCATGACAAACAAGGGGGAAATCCCGACAGGGGCCCTTCCTCTGATTTTAGACATTTCCTTGATTCCTTTAATCTCTCCCCTCTCGACCCAACTGGTCCTTTGCTCACGTGGAACAATAATGTCGCATCCCCAAAAAACATTCAAGAACGATTAGACTGGGGTATTGTTAATAACCATTGGTCCAATATCTTTCCTGATGCCACTCTTGCTCATCTGGGGTTCTACGGTTCAGATCACCGCGCCCTTGAGCTTAACACTTCCATCCCCCCGGGCCTATCAATAATAGCAAACATTTTCACTTCGAGAATGTTTGCCTTAAGGACCCAAATTGGAACCATGTTTTCGACCAGTCCTGGACTAGCCAACCGAGCCAGCATGAGCCCATCCTCAATTTAGTCGCTACTCAAGACTCTTGTGCTAAGAAACTCAACAATTGGAACCACAAAAaggattttaattttaaaaaacacatTAGCAAGCTTGAGAAAGACCTGGAAATTGCCCGCTCTGCTCCTGTTTGGAATGACAACACCATTCGAAATATAAAAGAGCTTCAATCTAGGCTTGACGCTCTTCTGTACAAAGAAGAAACTTATTGGAAACAGCGAGCGAGGACCCAATGGTTGGCCCAGGGAGATAAGAACACCAAATTCTTTCATCGCTATGCCTCTCACAGatagaaaataaacaaaatccAAAAGCTTCACTTGGCCAACGACAGTATTGTCTCTGACGATGAGGGCATTACTCGTGAAATGGAATCCCACTTTAACCAACTCTTCTCGTCCATGAACCCCTCGGAGGAGGATGTCAATAAGGCCCTGCAAGGCATTACAAACTCTCTCTCAGAGTTGGACAAATCCCTCCTTGCTGAGGAGTTTTCCTTGGACGAAATTGAAAAAGCTTTTTTCCAACTCCCCTCGGACAAAGCCCCTGGTCCTGATGGTTTCAACTCTAATTTCTACAAAACAAACTGGACCTCTGTCAGGAATGATGTTCTCAAAGCAGCTACCAGCTTTCTCAATGGAAATAGGGACATCACCCCTCTAAATATCACTCTCATCACCCTTATCCCCAAAGTCAAACGTCCTTCCACTCTATCGGAATTCCGGCCGATCAGTCTTTGCAACATCATCTACAAAGTCATCTCCAAGACCATTGCAAATCGGCTTAAACTCGTCCTCAATAATTTGATTTCCCCCAACCAAAGCGCTTTCCTTCCGGATAGACTCATCTCGGACAACATCATTATTGCCCAGGAAGCAGCACACTCCATTAAACTGAAAACAAGGGGTAAAAAAGGTTGGATGGCGGTCAAGCTAGATATGGCAAAAGCTTTTGACAGAGTGGAGTGGTCCTTCATCGAAGCTATTCTCCGAAAATTCCAATTTCCATCCCGCTTTATCACTCTGGTGCTTTCTTGCATCTCCACCGCTACCTTCCAATTCAACCTCAACGGCAAAGTTACAGGCAGTGTTTCCCCTTCTCGAGGAATTCGCCAGGGCGATCCCCTTTCACCCTATCTTTTCCTCCTCTGCGCGGAAGGTTTCTCTTCTCTCTTGCGTCAGAAAGAAAATGATAGGTCCCTGCCTGGCATAAAAGTGGCAAGGCGGGCTCCAGCCATCTCCCACCTGCTTTTTGCGGATGACAGCTTTCTTTTCTGTCAAGCTTCCATTAACTCTTGTAACGTCATCAAAGAGGTTCTGGACGTTTACGAGCGGGCCACCGGCCAAAAAGTCAATTTCCAGAAATCTTCACTGTATTTTTCTCCCAATGTGGAGTTAAGGGACCAAACCTTGATCTCTGACTTCATGGGTATCCCTGTTCGCCCCTCCTTTGAAAAATATCTGGGTCTCCCTCAGCACATAGGTCGAACAAAAAAACAACTGTTTCATTACCTTCATGACAAAGTTTGGGGCCACCTACATAATTGGCGAGATAAAGTCTTTTCTAAAGGAGGCAAAGAGACTCTCTTGAAATCGGTCATTCAAGCCATTCCCACTTATAGCATGGCTTGCTTCCGCATCCCGGTTGCCACTTGCCGCTCCCTTGAATCTACCATGGCAAATTTCTGGTGGGGAGTTAATGACAACAATCGCCCCAAAACCCACTGGCAAAGCTGGAAAAAGCTTTGTAGATCCAAGAAAGATGGCGGGCTTGGTTTTCGTTCTTTAGTCCATTTCAATCAGGCTATGCTTGCTAAGCAAGCCTGGCGCATCTTAAAGCAACCAAACTCCACTGTGTCCAGAATTTTATCTGCCCGATATTACCCTCATTCTTCCTTTCTCAGTAGCTCCACGGGCCACTCTCCGTCTTTCGTTTGGCGTAGTATTTGCTGGGGAAAAGAGTTGCTCCGCAAAGGCCTTATCTCCAAAATTGGCAATGGAAAGAACACTTGTACCACTACAGATCATTGGATCCCGGGTTTCCGTCAAATTACCCCCTTATCCCTCGTCCCCGACAGAGTCGCTTCTTTCATCACCACCTCCTTGTCTTGGGATACAGATAAGATTCAGCGTTGTTACCCCTCCCATGTGGCCCAGGCTATCCTTTCTATCCCTCTCCCTCTTACCCCTTCCCAGGATGATCTGATCTGGGAACTCTCACCCACTGGGATTTACTCGGTCAGGTCAGGCTACCACCTTAGTTTCTCATCTACTGGTCCTTCTGACATCCCCTCTTCTTCCTCTCCCTCGCCTTGGTGGAACACCCTTTGGCACCTTCCGATTCCTGCCAAGGTGAAACACTTTGCTTTTCGAGCCACAAACCAAACCCTCCCTACAGCCCAAAACCTAGCCTTTCGGAAAATCATTAATTCTCCGGGTTGTAGCCGTTGTGGAAACTTCGAAGAATCGGTGTCACATGCGCTGTTCTACTGTCAGAGTGTTCGAAGAGTCTGGAAAGGTTCGCAATTTCACCCTTACATTTTTTCTTGCTCTTCAGaaattttatttcatgattTAGCTCATGAGATTTACACTTCTTTCCCCAAAGAAGATGTAGATCTTTTTCTGTGTATTGCTTGGTTTATTTGGTTTAACAGGAACAAAGCCCTCAAAAGTCAACCAACCGATCAAGCTCACGTAATTGTCAGTTTGGCTCAAAGTTTCTTGGCAGATTACAACTCATCTTCCTCAGCTACAATTCTCCTAGGCCGACCCAGTTTGGCAGCTGCTACCACAACTTGGGCTCCTCCAGCTCACGGTACCCTTAAGCTAAATGTAGATGCAGCAGTTCCTAAGAATGGCGGAAGATCGGGTTTTGGTGGAGTAATCAGGAATAGCGAAGGTTCGGTAGTCGCAACTCTTGCCCAGCCCTATGTCGGAGGCGGTTCTGTAGCCACTTTAGAAGCCAAGGCTCTTCTATCCCTTCTCCGCTGGTGTATTGAAGAGCATTTTTCGGTTCGGGTAGTAGAATCGGATTGTAAAGCGGTCACCGACGCCATTAACAACCCCAAGGAAGACCTTTCGGTGTTCGGAGACCTCATTCAGCAAATCAGAGATACTTTGTCTCTTTTCCTTGCAGCCCGGATATTTCACATTAATCGCAACGCCAACTCTTTGGCTGATAAATTGGAACATTGGGCTTCAGGTTTAGACGAAGTAGCGATTTGGATAGGTGATGACCCCTGCAATCTAGTGGACTTCCTTTCCTTTTAGCTGGCCCcctttctctcaaaaaaaaagtgtgtttggatatgaggtagtaattacatatgagttcctaatatcttgtttggcaaaatagttagtaattacatgggaaaataacattttttagtagctaatgtttaatatagaaaattcttagtaattacacagtgtaattacattcaattctcatggggggccatgagaattggagagtgtaattggaacccctcaattacttccaattacatagttacagtgtaattacatgatcagacaaacatgccaaattgtgtaattacttccaattacacacaaatctaaTTACATTATGGCTTTCCAAACGCACCCTAAAAAATCacatttcatcaaaaaaatcaaaaaccCCACACCATTTTTGGTCATAGCAAGGAAAGTCAAGAAAAAACATCAAAAATACCACAAAAACATGATTTTCATGCAAGAAATTGTTATAGAAGTGTTGGAAACTTACCC from Cannabis sativa cultivar Pink pepper isolate KNU-18-1 chromosome 4, ASM2916894v1, whole genome shotgun sequence carries:
- the LOC115713211 gene encoding uncharacterized protein LOC115713211, which codes for MPSYVKFMKEILSKKRKMEDYETVALTEGCSAILQKKVPPKLRDLGSFTIPCTIGRIEGINALCVLGASINLMPLSVFKRLHLGEAKPTTVTLQLADRSLAHPRGVIEDVLVKVDKFIFPIDFIVLDMEEDNNVPIILRRPFLATGQALIDVQKGELKLRVQGDEVFFNVLKAMTFSKANDNCFFVDLVDTIVEKRKLMEDSLEVSLTEEDLNEQDGTEALEYVK